The stretch of DNA tatcagtggtctcctaacatgtgtgttcttgtgtatcagtggtcttctaacatgtgtgttcttgtgtatcaGTGGTCTCCTAACCTCCGTAATATTCTGGAGGCAGAAAACTATCTTCTCACAACTGTTTCTCATTTTACTAAAGCCTTGAGAtgaaagtgagaaagaaagtCTGATTATCTattttctgattctgatctAAATTGTTTTCTTCCTGTGTTTGTGACATTTGAACAGTTGAAACTTTTTTATCAGTGAAACAGATAACTGGTGAAAACAAGTTTTGATAGATGATCTTTTCAGAGGCTAAAGTGCACCACTAGCCTAtgttgcaaataaaaaatataaaatatactttGCCCAAAAGTCTTAACACATAAAAGACACAATGTTGGTGTTAAACGATTGCTACATTGCAGCAAATACTGTAAAATGGTTATTAGTTTAACGTGTTCGACAGTCAAACTCCCCAATTGTCGAGCGCGTAGACCAAATGAGATGCAGCAGTAACAGTACCACAAACTGCCGGTTTCAAGATTCCCATTGAACCAAACCTTGCCTGGCACAGtctcaacaaaaacatttaaagtcataaCATGTCAAATGTTATATAGCAATACATTATACAAATGACATTACTTTTTTTGTGCCTACTCCATTTTATTGCACAGAAGTATAAACAATTTATCCACAAAACGCAACCAATGGGAGGAGTGTTTCCCATGTCTTTATTGTTCAGACTGCAGCACACgccattgttttaaatgtgctcaGTGGCTGAATTATTTTGCAGTTTAATATATAATGCATTATCTTTGTGGTGTTACTGGTTGTCTTTTAACTTTATAGTTGTCCTTTAACTTTATTGTTAAAGGACAACTTTACTTTTGACTTTATAATTAAGCACTACCCCGTCCAGACTCTTCAGTAGGACTGGGAAGGTAAGAACAACACAATTGGGTCATTAAACatcataaaaagaagaaaaaaaacagaagaagagaacaATTCATTTcctgtcctttttattttttgcacactGGGCATGTGACGTGAAGTgcctataaaatatatacactcCGACTTGCTTTATAATATTGTCAGGGTGGGTGTGTATATAACATttgaaacattaatatagcagcaaaccaCTATTGTACAGATATAGTGGAGTATTGTCTaccattctctccctctctccaagCAAATAAGCAACGACTGGTAAATCAACTGGTCAACATTGCTTTTAAGTGTCATCTCAGCCATTGAACTCAGCCAATGTCTATTTACAGCTGTGCCCTGATTGACCTTCTTGTATGAGAGATACATCTTGGGAAATGCAGTATTGTACCATGTTGCAAACGTTTTGAAATGTTCCTTGTAATTAAATGTTGCCAGGAAATTGATGAACCTAATATCGTGTTACGGTACACTTTGTCAATTATTTTGTGTTCCATATTTAACTTGGATTTAGATGTATTGACATTTAAGACAATGATATATCATCTTTATTACATCCTGTgtgatttaatgttttaaaaaaaagactaattaaCGGGTAAGGGGGGTGTTTTTATAGGCACTCCACAAAGAATACCTTGTATCTATAGGGTGTGCCTGTCTTTGAAGACTGCAAGCATCCTCCCTCCTTACGATCATTGTAGGATGATGATGCTGCATAGCAGAGCTGCCCAATAAAGTTTAAAGAGGCCAAAGGGCAGCAACAGTTGGAACCCTGCTGCAATGACATTTCATAATTTAGAATGATTCTCTTTATATATGCATGTGCTTCTGAACACCGACccaataaaaacattaagtattggttaattttttatttatttttcagctgATCTGCCCTCCCAATTGTATTTGGTTGTTGCAGGGCTGGCATAAAGAGCCGTCAGCTGGACAGTTCTTGTCACTGTCGCCATCATCTTTTTGGATATCGGAGAAGGAGAAACTGGAGTACAGTCTTGTGGAATCTAAGAATTACCAGCTCTCATCCAGTCTTCTCTTTTCAAATTAGGAGCCActgattcttcttctccaaTTACTTtgtccacaatgtccacattcATGGCAACGACTGCGGTTACCAATAGCTGCGAACCTCTTTCCACAGTGTGTTCGGGCACAAACTGCCTTGTTCCTCTCAGTAACTTCAATGACACGCTGAGCTTGGTGTTGAGCATAGTGCTCACCATTATGCTCGCCATGGTCATGTTCTCCATGGGCTGCACTGTGGATACCCAAAAGCTGTGGGGCCACATCAGAAGACCTTGGGGCATCGTCATCGGCTTCCTCTGCCAGTTCGGCATCATGCCTTTCACAGCCTTTGCCTTATCACTGGCCTTCGGTGTGCTGCCTGTGCAAGctgtcgtcatcatcatcatgggcTGCTGCCCTGGAGGCTCGGGCTCCAACATTATCTGCTACTGGCTGGATGGAGACATGGACTTAAGGTAAGAAAACCAGCGGGGCAAACTGGCTGGTTGGCAGGCTCATTGGATCGTGACAGTTAATGGTGTGTTGTTTGGAGGACTGATCGCTGTCCACATTCTTTTTTCCTAATGGGCCAACAGCCTTGCAAGAAAGAAATATTCTTGatctgtttaaaaataatactttCCAACACAACATAATGATGTTACCACGTTTCTAGAGAATAGTCTTTCTCCCACTATATGGCAGCATAAAGTAGACAACGATTTTTTACTGATCACAAGTTGAAAAAATTCCAATACTATTGCGGTTGTAAcaaaatatagatacatatgtGCGTATGAGATACTGTGTTGATTCTCAAAAAAATGGTATGGATTAATAGTTTACATGCAAATGGGATGTGATTCATTCAAATGCAGATCCCAAAGTTCaccaaaaaaaggttttaatgcATATAGTGTTGTGTTCTTTATACTATGACAGTTTTCCTAAAATTAGATTTTAAAGAAATCACTATTCATTACCTTGCTTACAGTATCTCACTGTATTTAATTGTCACCCCTGTGTCTATATCCTGTTTTATTGTTAGAATTCAGTGTTAACCACATACTGCTCCTGGTGCATTAGAAAGCGATGCCAAGGGGTGCCCAAATGTGTTGGAATGAGGACATGTTGcctaattattatatatttctgaCTTTATACATACATTAAGATAACAATATGGTTTAGTTATAAGATAACAACATGGGTTagtgacatctattgcttctgtccatccggggagagggatcctcctctgttgctctcctgaaggtttcttcccttttttccctgtcaaaggttatttttggggagtttttcctgatccgatgtgaggtcaaaggtcagggatgttgtatgtgtacagattgtaaagccctctgaggcaaatttgtaatttgtgatattgggctatacaaaataaactgaatcgaATTGAATAAGATAACAACATGGGTTAGTGATAAGATAACGATATGGGTTATTGATGGGTTAGTGATAAGATAACGATATGGGTTATTGATGGGTTAGTGATAAGATAACGATATGGGTTATTGATGGGTTAGTGATAAGATAACGATATGGGTTATTGATGGGTTAGTGATAAGATAACGATATGGGTTATTGATGGGTTAGTGATAAGATAACGATATGGGTTATTGATGGGTTAGTGATATGATAACGATATGGGTTATTGATGGGTTAGTGATAAGATAACGATATGGGTTATTGATGGGTTAGTAATAAGATAACGATATGGGTTATTGATGGGTTAGTGATATGATAACGATATGGGTTATTGATGGGTTAGTGATAAGATAACGATATGGGTTATTGATGGGTTAGTGATAAGATAACGATATGGGTTATTGATAAGATAACAACATGTGTTAGCGATAAGCTAACGATATGGGTTAGTGATAAGATAACAACATGGTTTATTGATAAGATAACAACATTGGTTAGCAATAGGATAACAGCATGGGTTAGTGATTAGAAGACCGTCAAACAgttgaatatttaatttaactaTTACCAGCCAATTTCATATTAGTAGGACATGCGCTACTTGAAAAATAGTGACATATTCTCTCTCTTCAGTATCAGCATGACCGCTTGTTCCTCTATCCTGGCCCTGGGGATGATGCCTCTATGCCTCCTCATTTATACCTCCACATGGACTTCTACCAGCACCATCCAGATCCCATATGACAGTATTGGTAAGTGTGCAACTCATGGTTGattactacatatatatatatatatatatatatatatatatatatatatatatatatatatatatatatatatatatatatatacatatatagcaCAGTATATAGCAACCTAAGGACCTTCTATTTTATTGTAGTTTTGTACTAACCAAAGCCCTCTACAGGTTTATTATAACTCTATATGTATGTGATGATATGAATTCTGTGTATACTCAGGCATCACTCTGGTGGCCCTTCTTATCCCAATTGCTCTGGGAATCTATGTTAAACGCAGGTGGCCCCACTGGGCAAAAAAGATCCTCAAGGTAGGATTCtatataaatgttttaagtgagtaacaaataaatgatcacGGTATGTGTTGTGGTAAATGCATACATAGCTTTATTAAAATCCCTTCATTGTCTGTGTATCTGCTGTGCACAGATAGGATCCATTGCCGGATTTGCTCTTATTCTCATCATAGCTGTGGTTGGAGGAATTCTGTACCAGTCCTCCTGGACCATAGCACCCTCCCTATGGATTATTGGAACCATCTACCCCTTCATTGGTTTCGGCCTGGGGTTCCTCTTGGCCCGCTTCACGGGTCAACCCTGGTACAGGTAGGGTGGGAGCATAGTTTATATATAGCCAAGCTTAATTCAGTTTAATTCAGTTTAAATCAGCTTTATAAATCATACAATCATTACTGCATCAACAAACATATGAACTAATGAAATAACTTATTCCCTGTTTGGTTCAGATGTCGAACCATAGCATTGGAGACGGGTTTCCAAAACTCCCAGCTGTGCAGCACTATTGTCCAGCTGTCCTTCAGCCCTGCTGAGTTGGAGGTCATGTTTTCGTTCCCCCTCATCTACAGCATCTTCCAGCTGGTGGTGGCAGTCCTAGCCGTTGGAGGTGAGTGTTATGCAGGCAGATATTTACTCAGCCATTTTGGAACCTTGAGGCTATCGGTCAGATAAGCCTCTGGGGACAAGGTACGATATTTCTGGAGTTCTGGTGTATGCAGCAGATATCTGGGCCATGATTTCCTTTTCCATGCTTTGCTCATTGTTCACAGTTGGATTAGCAAGTTGAGAAACGCAAGACTTGAATTGGAGTTTTGAGATTACGAGTTTCAAGAGTAGCCGGTTTATAAGCAAATTTAAACCAATATAAAACTAAATCATCATTAGATGATTGCTTGTGGGTTTCCAGATTCCATTTCAACCAATTCCATTCCAATCCTTTCAACTAAAGCCTCCTCAAACGTGATTGGTTAATGATACTATGACTAAAAATTTAAACCAGAATATTAAAATCTCATCCCATTGCCTATAAACAGATTTGGCATATGGTTGCCAAATCTGTTTGTTGTAATTACGTACACAGTTTCTCAAACAATGTATCATTTTAGTTGAAACTGGATGTGGACCAGTCATCGACCAGCAAAAGAATGTAGGTGAACATATGCCTAAAGCTGTCTAACCGCTCAATAAGGCTACTCACAGTTCAACAGTTAAACGAAGGCTGTTTGCATTTCACTGGGCTGGGTAAAACTAGAAAATAAGTAGTTTATAGGTGTCGTTCAACCCATGCGGCAACCTCTAGTTctgaaaaataaacttaaattaGCACTCTCTCTACTAGCTGTGActcctggttgcaaaaataattctgatTGTATAAATGGCCACATGCCAAACTTAAGGCTTCAAAATGGCAGCATCTGGGGTAGAAagcaaatattataataataagtgACTATGACTATGGTGATGAGTAGATTGCTTTTctaaatcaaaaatacatttcatgaatatgtttcatatcagcctcACAATACGCTTGCAgaaacacgtggttaatgtgAAACAATTGCaaaggtttaggcaacaaaactacttggttatggtTAGATGTTTGTGGTCAAATAATAAAGCAATCTAATAAACGTAGCAACTTAATTACAACTGCCCTTAGCAGACTTTCTTATGTAACAACAAGCATAAACTCAAcctttacttttggtttcaggACAAGAACAGTCTCCACCCCATGCTCTGTGTGAACATTCATCTTTATTATACACATTATGTAACTTTCAACAATGGTGGCTCTGGAAATAACTGTTATAATGAGAACAGGGTGTCCCTAGATATCCAGAGAAAAGGCTTATTCGGTCcagttcatttttttaataaaaaatgtcaagTGACTGATCacatttctgattttttttctcctttacaGCCTACCAGGCTTATAAAAGGTCATGGGGCCGGGGCTCAGTTGATGCAAACACGGAGGCACCGTCCCTGGAAGCTGGTGACGTTGAATCAGAAACAAAGAAGGGACACGCGTTGGAGAACAGCGTCTTCGAGTTTGACGACAATGGCAACGAGAAGGGTAAGGACGACAGAAAGTTCACCCAGCTGTGAGATGTCAGACCTGCAAATCACAGACTTTGGACTTTCAGTATGAACATCCAGGGCCCTGGCACTACTGGAGAGAGCAGCAGCCATAAGTTAACAGTGTGAACACACACTGCACTCTGCAGGCCGGAGGTGTGCACTACACGTTCGGTTGCAATCTACTTTTAGAAACTTTGGCACAAGCAGAGTTGCCCAAACGTCCTCCCTAGTGTTACCAACAATCAAATAACTGACACACTGTGTTATATTATGTTGAAGGCCCTCCTTTCTCTTAATTTATTAACATATAATTTGAACCAACTTTCACACTCTGTGAGAAAGCCTGTTGGGCCCATGTACAGCGATCAACGCCTTTACTGACCACTTCTAAATATGTCTTATCAATAATTCAGACTAAATATGTAATGCTGTTTAGATTACCACATGTCCATATGTAGATATTTACTGTAGTTTATGCTGAAAGGTGGAATATACAACTGTATACCAATACTGTATATCATGTGTATTCACATTCAACATTTATCTGATGACTCACAGAGTTGTGTCAAATGAGGACAAATGTGTGCACTTTTCACAGCCAATGTTTCACTGTGGTCCAACCAACAGagcattacatgtcatttttacaTGTCATTGTCAGCACAATGCTCTCACGTTTTTAAAAGAGGTTCATGCATTCTCTGTTGTCCTTATTCTCTATTCTGCTGTAGCAGGTGAAATCAGAGCTTTCTACAGACTTGGGccctatgtgttatgtgttcatTGCTCTTTCAGTTCCTCGCAGTTCTTCTACAGTTCATTTATGTAGCACAGCTGATTCTTgtcatttttataaatatgtaaCCCCTATAGTTTTGCACATCTATTTATGGAACATATTCACGG from Cyclopterus lumpus isolate fCycLum1 chromosome 21, fCycLum1.pri, whole genome shotgun sequence encodes:
- the slc10a2 gene encoding ileal sodium/bile acid cotransporter, coding for MSTFMATTAVTNSCEPLSTVCSGTNCLVPLSNFNDTLSLVLSIVLTIMLAMVMFSMGCTVDTQKLWGHIRRPWGIVIGFLCQFGIMPFTAFALSLAFGVLPVQAVVIIIMGCCPGGSGSNIICYWLDGDMDLSISMTACSSILALGMMPLCLLIYTSTWTSTSTIQIPYDSIGITLVALLIPIALGIYVKRRWPHWAKKILKIGSIAGFALILIIAVVGGILYQSSWTIAPSLWIIGTIYPFIGFGLGFLLARFTGQPWYRCRTIALETGFQNSQLCSTIVQLSFSPAELEVMFSFPLIYSIFQLVVAVLAVGAYQAYKRSWGRGSVDANTEAPSLEAGDVESETKKGHALENSVFEFDDNGNEKGKDDRKFTQL